A portion of the Corynebacterium jeikeium genome contains these proteins:
- a CDS encoding LPXTG cell wall anchor domain-containing protein has protein sequence MFWGGIVCLLSGGVIFRRRNRASPGKL, from the coding sequence TTGTTTTGGGGCGGAATTGTCTGTTTGTTATCGGGCGGGGTAATCTTCCGAAGACGCAATCGAGCGTCCCCCGGAAAACTGTAG